The following coding sequences lie in one Kitasatospora azatica KCTC 9699 genomic window:
- a CDS encoding TIGR03364 family FAD-dependent oxidoreductase, with the protein MRVIVVGAGVLGTMHAWQAVERGHEVIHLEREAEARGASVRNFGLVWVGGRAGGEELATALRARELWEGIGARVPELGFRPSGSLTVARTEAELAVAEQALSLPEAASRGFKLLDAAETRAVNPALRGTFLGALWCERDGAVEPRTAQRALRQALLASGRYTFLPGREVREVVGERAVRDDHGQTHTGDAVILCTGAWLGGLVRELVPELPVRRVRLQMMQTDPLDEPLTTAVADGDSFRYYPAYAGTALDALQAGQPQPPVAAEHKMQLLLVQRRDGSLTIGDTHEYEHPFNFDVVEEPYEHLVGVAEELLGRPLPRIRRRWAGVYAQCVDTSRVVHREQVRDGVWLVTGPGGRGMTCSPAIAESTAELLNL; encoded by the coding sequence ATGAGAGTCATAGTCGTTGGAGCGGGCGTGCTCGGCACCATGCATGCCTGGCAGGCCGTCGAGCGCGGCCACGAGGTGATCCACCTGGAGCGCGAGGCCGAGGCCCGCGGCGCCTCGGTGCGCAACTTCGGCCTGGTCTGGGTCGGCGGCCGGGCCGGTGGGGAGGAGCTGGCCACCGCGCTGCGAGCCCGCGAGCTGTGGGAGGGCATCGGGGCGAGGGTGCCCGAGCTCGGCTTCCGGCCGTCCGGATCCCTCACCGTCGCCCGCACCGAGGCCGAACTCGCCGTCGCCGAGCAGGCGCTGAGCCTGCCGGAGGCCGCGTCCCGCGGCTTCAAACTGCTCGACGCCGCCGAGACCCGCGCCGTCAACCCCGCCCTGCGCGGCACCTTCCTCGGCGCCCTGTGGTGCGAGCGGGACGGCGCCGTCGAGCCGCGCACCGCCCAGCGCGCACTGCGCCAGGCACTGCTGGCCAGCGGCCGCTACACCTTCCTGCCCGGGCGCGAGGTCCGCGAGGTGGTCGGCGAGCGGGCGGTCCGCGACGACCACGGCCAGACGCACACCGGCGACGCCGTGATCCTCTGCACCGGCGCCTGGCTGGGCGGACTGGTCCGCGAGCTGGTGCCCGAGCTGCCGGTCCGCCGGGTCCGACTGCAGATGATGCAGACCGACCCGCTGGACGAGCCGCTGACCACCGCCGTCGCCGACGGTGACAGCTTCCGCTACTACCCCGCCTACGCCGGCACCGCACTGGACGCGCTGCAGGCCGGCCAGCCGCAGCCGCCGGTCGCGGCCGAGCACAAGATGCAGCTGCTGCTGGTCCAGCGCCGGGACGGCTCGCTGACCATCGGCGACACCCACGAGTACGAGCACCCGTTCAACTTCGACGTGGTCGAGGAGCCGTACGAGCACCTGGTGGGCGTGGCCGAGGAACTGCTCGGGCGCCCGCTGCCGCGGATCCGCCGCCGCTGGGCCGGGGTGTACGCGCAGTGCGTCGACACCAGCCGGGTGGTGCACCGCGAACAGGTCCGCGACGGCGTCTGGCTGGTCACCGGACCGGGCGGCCGCGGCATGACCTGCTCCCCGGCCATCGCCGAATCCACCGCTGAGCTGCTCAACCTCTAA
- a CDS encoding caspase family protein: MNPQVFWPPLLPDPGKSRAVLVSVATFHDPGLDALPQAHCAIDELADALAGPTGLLPWDRITRIHDPRSTDEVLGPLRAACRETEDLLLFYYAGHGVLDGRRLHFALPDTDQDHAPTTALSAQQVLELMQSSPARHRLAWLDCCFAGLALDLPSAGDVNLLTAADRTRKALSPPGLRSTLFATTLTDLLRDGVPDGPPHLDLPLIHRRTEIALGQVPPGMPKRTQPPNPVHRLTHTSADLALARNAAHGTARTREGLLSRGRFALQTAKADAAGRPGRAAQAVALLTEILREAEEVMGPTDPDTERVRQALDWARWQAGRSD, encoded by the coding sequence GTGAACCCGCAGGTGTTCTGGCCGCCGCTGCTCCCCGATCCCGGGAAGTCCCGGGCCGTGCTGGTCTCGGTAGCCACCTTCCATGACCCGGGCCTCGACGCGTTGCCCCAAGCCCACTGCGCCATCGACGAGTTGGCGGATGCCTTGGCCGGCCCGACCGGCCTGTTGCCCTGGGACCGGATCACCCGGATCCACGACCCGCGCAGCACGGACGAGGTGCTGGGGCCGCTGCGGGCGGCGTGCAGGGAAACCGAGGACCTGCTGCTCTTCTACTACGCCGGTCACGGTGTGCTGGACGGCCGGCGGCTGCACTTCGCGCTGCCCGACACGGATCAGGACCATGCGCCGACCACCGCCCTGTCCGCCCAACAGGTCCTGGAACTCATGCAGTCCAGCCCGGCCCGACATCGCCTGGCCTGGCTGGACTGCTGCTTCGCGGGACTGGCCCTGGACCTGCCGTCGGCCGGCGACGTCAACCTCCTCACCGCCGCCGACCGCACCCGCAAGGCGCTGTCGCCGCCCGGCCTGCGCAGCACGCTGTTCGCGACCACCCTGACCGACCTGCTGCGCGACGGCGTACCCGACGGCCCGCCGCACCTGGACCTGCCGCTGATCCACCGTCGCACCGAGATCGCCCTCGGCCAGGTCCCACCGGGCATGCCCAAGCGCACCCAGCCGCCCAACCCGGTCCACCGCCTGACCCACACCAGCGCCGACCTGGCCCTCGCCCGCAACGCCGCGCACGGCACCGCCCGCACCCGCGAGGGCCTGCTGTCCCGGGGCCGGTTCGCCCTGCAGACCGCCAAGGCGGACGCGGCCGGCCGCCCGGGGCGGGCCGCCCAGGCCGTCGCCCTGCTCACGGAGATCCTGCGGGAGGCCGAGGAGGTCATGGGCCCGACCGACCCGGACACCGAGCGGGTCCGCCAAGCCCTCGACTGGGCCAGGTGGCAGGCCGGCCGATCCGACTGA
- a CDS encoding pyridoxamine 5'-phosphate oxidase family protein produces the protein MVSWSEFVAAEPEFAYRVHEVFEVRKHKTVATLRRDGAPRISGIETRFEDGQLWVGMMPDSVKAADLRRDPRLALHSPTVDPPQDDPSSWAGEAKISGRGIEAPASEAGGEPSDRFRIELEEVVLTYVGRPADHLVIESWSPGGGLRRRERR, from the coding sequence ATGGTGAGTTGGAGTGAGTTCGTCGCGGCCGAGCCCGAGTTCGCGTACCGGGTGCACGAGGTGTTCGAGGTGCGCAAGCACAAGACCGTGGCGACCCTGCGCCGTGACGGGGCGCCACGGATCAGCGGGATCGAGACGAGGTTTGAGGACGGCCAGCTCTGGGTGGGCATGATGCCGGACTCCGTGAAGGCCGCCGACCTGCGGCGGGATCCGCGGCTCGCGCTGCACAGTCCGACCGTGGACCCACCGCAGGACGATCCGAGTTCCTGGGCCGGAGAAGCGAAGATCAGCGGTCGTGGGATCGAGGCACCCGCATCCGAGGCGGGCGGCGAGCCGTCCGACCGCTTCCGGATCGAACTGGAGGAGGTCGTGCTGACCTACGTCGGCCGACCCGCTGATCACCTGGTCATCGAGTCCTGGAGCCCTGGCGGGGGGCTGCGCCGCCGCGAACGCCGCTAG
- a CDS encoding effector-associated constant component EACC1, which yields MTQAMPEAVTGDLIRWALDVLEDSAQASVPGDPVDQSADWKHQLAALQLPEDDDQSVDVSSLSEPLAEFLTELARSSLALGSEFTEIEPAFDWDEDPGEALPGLPGRTASFTADVDRLESLGEAVDLRHHAILLVDIEGFAARAAEEQRALERTLWSTLAAVRLRAGRHEAPMTQLDSGDGFLVLLPADTSESDLVHWIRQFGRQVVATQRSGPDPAVRAVARLDRIPGGRWLTAHPAGVASFFRDPYFFLSYAQSPSGHRWGSGSLMFIDDRSGPAYEWGREAAWVPDAATGPPGFHAMARQRWLDPVPDVSVLLRLSAPGARSSGPDWLSRPVDPLPTWYGTPTPTDTGGRNGAWRRPSERNSPSVTQYTIAFDGDPEEFDADARELREFLSQDGALRGRIENRLVAPAPGEQGGVADAVRYATELGPLVLPPLTLWLAARLRKGGKVSLTLHRPDGAELKLDTESIADANVLLDRLESFLDPEEE from the coding sequence ATGACCCAAGCCATGCCCGAGGCCGTCACCGGCGACCTGATCCGTTGGGCCCTGGATGTCCTGGAGGATTCCGCGCAGGCATCGGTGCCGGGCGACCCGGTGGATCAAAGTGCGGACTGGAAGCATCAGTTGGCCGCACTGCAACTGCCCGAGGACGACGACCAGTCCGTTGACGTCAGCTCGTTGAGCGAGCCGCTGGCCGAGTTCCTGACCGAGCTGGCCCGCTCCTCGCTGGCCCTCGGCAGCGAGTTCACGGAGATCGAGCCGGCCTTCGACTGGGACGAGGACCCCGGCGAGGCCCTGCCGGGGCTGCCGGGCCGGACGGCGAGCTTCACGGCCGATGTGGACCGGCTGGAAAGCCTGGGGGAGGCAGTCGACTTGAGGCACCACGCCATCCTGCTCGTGGACATCGAGGGCTTCGCGGCTCGCGCAGCGGAAGAGCAGCGCGCCCTCGAGCGCACGCTCTGGTCCACCCTTGCTGCGGTCCGCCTTCGCGCCGGACGCCACGAAGCTCCCATGACGCAGCTGGATAGTGGTGACGGCTTCCTGGTGCTGCTGCCCGCCGACACCTCGGAGAGCGACCTGGTCCACTGGATCCGCCAGTTCGGTCGCCAGGTGGTCGCGACCCAGCGTTCTGGGCCGGACCCGGCCGTTCGAGCTGTCGCCCGTCTGGACCGCATTCCCGGGGGGCGGTGGCTGACAGCACACCCCGCCGGCGTCGCCTCTTTTTTTCGCGATCCGTACTTCTTCCTCAGCTACGCGCAATCGCCGTCCGGCCACCGATGGGGCTCGGGTTCGCTGATGTTCATCGACGACCGCAGCGGACCGGCCTACGAGTGGGGTCGGGAGGCCGCCTGGGTACCGGATGCCGCCACCGGCCCACCGGGATTCCATGCGATGGCTCGCCAACGTTGGCTGGATCCCGTTCCGGATGTGAGTGTGCTGCTTCGTCTGAGTGCCCCCGGAGCCCGCAGCTCAGGACCCGATTGGCTGTCCCGTCCCGTAGACCCCCTCCCCACCTGGTACGGGACGCCGACGCCGACGGATACTGGCGGGAGGAATGGCGCCTGGCGTCGGCCGTCTGAGAGGAACTCACCATCCGTGACCCAGTACACCATCGCCTTCGACGGTGACCCCGAGGAGTTCGACGCCGACGCCCGCGAGCTGCGCGAGTTCCTCAGCCAGGACGGGGCGTTGCGGGGGCGGATCGAGAACCGGCTGGTCGCGCCGGCGCCGGGGGAGCAGGGCGGGGTGGCCGATGCGGTGCGGTACGCCACCGAACTCGGGCCGCTGGTGCTGCCGCCGTTGACCCTCTGGCTCGCCGCCAGGCTGCGCAAGGGCGGCAAGGTCTCACTGACCCTGCACCGGCCCGACGGGGCCGAACTCAAGCTGGACACCGAGAGCATCGCCGACGCCAATGTGCTGCTCGACCGGTTGGAAAGCTTCCTGGACCCCGAGGAGGAGTGA
- a CDS encoding phosphatase PAP2 family protein: MTATSPTGAALLAYDGSGIDGGLYRTVNGWADDAPHWLDQMIKTWSALGLGVFAVLMLLAWWQARRADSVVMARVLAAPLIVVAAYVANSVLKSVVQEVRPCQQLGTVSLEACPGAGDWSFPSNHTVIAFAAAAALWFAYRWIGWIALVAAVLMGASRVWVGVHYPHDVLVGALVGLLVGILLAVAAGRVAPLVERLRTGALGPFLGAGPAVPQT; this comes from the coding sequence GTGACCGCGACCTCTCCCACCGGTGCCGCACTGCTCGCCTACGACGGCAGCGGTATCGACGGCGGCCTCTACCGGACCGTCAACGGCTGGGCCGACGACGCACCGCACTGGCTGGACCAGATGATCAAGACCTGGTCCGCGCTGGGGCTCGGCGTCTTCGCCGTGCTGATGCTGCTGGCCTGGTGGCAGGCCAGGCGGGCCGACTCGGTGGTGATGGCCCGGGTGCTGGCCGCGCCGCTGATCGTGGTGGCGGCCTACGTCGCCAACTCGGTGCTCAAGAGCGTGGTGCAGGAGGTCCGGCCCTGCCAGCAGCTCGGCACGGTCTCGCTGGAGGCCTGCCCGGGTGCCGGGGACTGGTCGTTCCCGAGCAACCACACGGTGATCGCCTTCGCGGCGGCGGCCGCGCTCTGGTTCGCGTATCGCTGGATCGGCTGGATCGCGCTGGTGGCCGCGGTGCTGATGGGCGCCTCCCGGGTCTGGGTGGGCGTGCACTACCCGCACGACGTGCTGGTCGGCGCCCTGGTCGGGCTGCTGGTGGGGATCCTGCTGGCGGTGGCGGCCGGGCGGGTCGCGCCGCTGGTGGAGCGGCTGCGGACCGGGGCGCTGGGGCCGTTCCTCGGGGCGGGGCCGGCGGTGCCGCAGACGTAG
- a CDS encoding phosphonatase-like hydrolase, whose product MSTSDIRLVVLDMAGTTVADDGLVEQAFNAAATALGVQPGSPEHEPMLAHVRATMGESKISVFRHLFGEEEKAQQANAAFEQAYDELVTAGYCAPLPGAAEAIAELRASGRKVVLTTGFSRATQDRILGALGWEQIADLTLCPADAGRGRPYPDMALTALLRTGTDSVRQMAVVGDTGYDMLTGTRAGASVVAGVLTGAHGAERLRTDGATHVLGSIAELPGVLGAL is encoded by the coding sequence ATGAGCACCTCCGACATCCGGCTCGTGGTCCTGGACATGGCCGGCACCACCGTGGCCGACGACGGCCTGGTCGAGCAGGCCTTCAATGCCGCCGCCACCGCGCTGGGCGTGCAGCCCGGCAGCCCCGAGCACGAGCCGATGCTCGCGCACGTGCGGGCCACCATGGGCGAGTCCAAGATCTCCGTCTTCCGGCACCTGTTCGGCGAGGAGGAGAAGGCCCAGCAGGCCAACGCCGCCTTCGAGCAGGCCTACGACGAGCTGGTGACGGCCGGGTACTGCGCGCCGCTGCCCGGCGCGGCCGAGGCGATCGCCGAACTGCGGGCCTCCGGGCGCAAGGTGGTGCTGACCACGGGCTTCTCGCGGGCCACCCAGGACCGCATCCTGGGCGCGCTGGGCTGGGAGCAGATCGCCGACCTGACCCTGTGCCCCGCCGATGCGGGCCGCGGGCGCCCGTACCCCGACATGGCGCTCACCGCGCTGCTGCGCACCGGGACCGACTCGGTGCGGCAGATGGCGGTGGTCGGTGACACCGGCTACGACATGCTGACCGGCACCCGGGCGGGCGCCTCGGTGGTGGCCGGTGTGCTCACCGGTGCGCACGGGGCGGAGCGGCTGCGCACCGACGGGGCCACGCACGTTCTGGGATCGATCGCGGAGCTGCCGGGGGTGCTGGGGGCGCTCTGA
- a CDS encoding GNAT family N-acetyltransferase, whose protein sequence is MTSHAAPDPRIGPADAELVIRQETDGDHVPVRDLHAQAFGNSERVPRLVAELRVAKAPLTPMSFVATLDDRVVGHVMLSAGRLDAPSRLVDVLSLSPLGVLPEFQCQGIGTRLVQHALTAADAAAIPLVFLEGSPRYYGGRGFRSAEAAGFRAPSLRYPDGAFQVARLSAYEPWMTGTFVYSETFWALDCVGLRGERLRAARGEA, encoded by the coding sequence ATGACATCGCACGCTGCTCCGGATCCCCGAATCGGGCCTGCCGATGCCGAGTTGGTCATCCGCCAGGAGACGGACGGCGATCACGTCCCGGTACGCGACCTCCACGCGCAGGCCTTCGGCAACAGCGAACGGGTTCCCCGGCTGGTGGCAGAACTTCGCGTCGCCAAAGCCCCGTTGACGCCGATGTCCTTCGTCGCCACCCTCGATGACCGGGTCGTCGGACACGTCATGCTGAGCGCGGGCCGACTGGACGCACCCAGCCGGCTGGTCGACGTCCTCTCCCTGTCGCCGCTGGGTGTGCTCCCCGAGTTCCAGTGCCAGGGCATCGGCACCCGGCTCGTCCAACACGCCCTCACGGCAGCCGACGCCGCCGCGATTCCGCTGGTCTTCCTGGAGGGTTCGCCCCGCTACTACGGCGGGCGCGGCTTCCGGTCCGCCGAAGCGGCCGGCTTCCGCGCGCCGTCGCTGCGCTATCCCGACGGTGCGTTCCAGGTCGCCCGACTGTCCGCCTACGAGCCGTGGATGACGGGCACCTTCGTCTACTCCGAGACCTTCTGGGCGCTGGACTGCGTCGGCCTGCGCGGTGAACGTCTCCGCGCAGCCCGCGGCGAGGCCTGA
- a CDS encoding pyridoxamine 5'-phosphate oxidase family protein has protein sequence MPYQLEVTQGDWPAEELRKGVEGLLAESMVLTLATAGPEHGPHANLAFYAFDEDLVLYFVSERSTRHSLHLAEQARAAATVFLPPPVFGEQLRGLQLTGRAGEAWGQHAEAALAAYQGRYPTFAQDPEVREQFLAGGGAAALYRFQVEELTAVDEPHFGRRNYLRARVLR, from the coding sequence ATGCCGTACCAGCTCGAAGTCACCCAGGGCGACTGGCCCGCCGAGGAACTCCGCAAGGGCGTCGAGGGCCTGTTGGCCGAGTCGATGGTGCTCACCCTGGCCACTGCGGGCCCCGAGCACGGCCCGCACGCCAACCTCGCCTTCTACGCCTTCGACGAGGACCTGGTGCTCTACTTCGTCAGCGAGCGCTCCACCCGGCACAGCCTGCACCTGGCCGAGCAGGCCAGAGCCGCCGCCACGGTCTTCCTGCCGCCGCCGGTCTTCGGCGAGCAGCTGCGCGGGCTGCAGCTGACCGGACGGGCCGGCGAGGCCTGGGGGCAGCACGCCGAGGCGGCGCTGGCGGCCTATCAGGGGCGCTACCCGACTTTCGCCCAGGATCCCGAGGTGCGCGAACAGTTCCTGGCCGGCGGTGGTGCGGCCGCGCTCTACCGGTTCCAGGTGGAGGAGCTCACCGCGGTGGACGAGCCGCACTTCGGCCGGCGCAACTACCTGCGGGCCCGGGTGCTGAGGTAG